A window of the Desulfatirhabdium butyrativorans DSM 18734 genome harbors these coding sequences:
- a CDS encoding glycosyltransferase family 4 protein has protein sequence MHPLRILLPVHVFFPEHFYGTETYTLQLAQCLRQMGHRPTVLTSVLYGEKGRGGAVYTYEYDGFEVDCIDQNIQPLAHYRQLHRRADLYPLIAEIFRKRAPDVVHVNHLMGHTGVLLEVVRDMGLAAVATLTDFYGICPNSKLMRYDEALCTGPEYGSTNCLACYIREHEYEFVHRNLLATAIRSNGSLKWTARLLPFAAALPGFRRSIIADRIGAVRERIRYLRSLYSVYRKMITPTAFLHEAYVRNGFYPEKLHKIHFGIDLSVVKPFRKDPGRMPAPLTFGYIGQITPHKGVDLLVEAFVRLQADNARLLLFGPRDQSPGYMRQIETLASGNARIAFRDTFPSDRLGEVLSEIDVLVIPSRWYENSPLVLLYALASKTPVIVTDMKGMNEFVIDGWNGYTFQKDNMASLLGKMKQLTERPEIWMDLCRNADYSKGVMDHAREVEAIYQAILGEGATSAGKAVAS, from the coding sequence ATGCACCCGCTTCGAATTCTGCTTCCCGTTCATGTCTTCTTTCCGGAACATTTCTATGGAACCGAAACCTACACCCTGCAATTGGCCCAATGTCTGAGGCAAATGGGGCATAGGCCCACTGTTTTGACCTCTGTGCTGTATGGTGAGAAGGGAAGAGGCGGTGCGGTCTATACCTACGAATATGACGGATTCGAGGTCGATTGCATCGATCAGAACATCCAGCCGCTGGCCCACTATCGGCAATTGCATCGAAGGGCGGATTTGTATCCGCTGATTGCGGAAATTTTCCGTAAGCGGGCTCCGGATGTGGTCCATGTCAATCATTTGATGGGGCATACGGGTGTGTTGCTCGAAGTGGTGCGGGACATGGGGCTTGCGGCTGTGGCAACACTTACGGATTTTTACGGGATCTGTCCCAACAGCAAGCTGATGCGCTACGATGAGGCCTTGTGTACCGGGCCGGAATACGGATCGACCAATTGCCTGGCCTGCTATATCCGGGAGCACGAATACGAGTTCGTTCACCGAAACCTATTGGCAACAGCCATCCGGAGCAACGGCTCGCTGAAATGGACGGCAAGACTGCTGCCATTTGCAGCCGCCCTGCCTGGCTTTCGAAGATCGATCATCGCGGATCGGATCGGTGCCGTCCGTGAACGGATCAGGTATTTGCGATCGCTCTATTCCGTGTATCGCAAAATGATCACGCCGACAGCCTTCCTGCACGAGGCGTATGTCCGAAACGGGTTCTACCCGGAAAAGCTTCACAAGATCCATTTCGGGATCGATCTAAGCGTGGTGAAACCGTTTCGAAAGGACCCCGGCCGGATGCCGGCTCCACTGACCTTCGGTTACATCGGGCAGATCACCCCCCACAAGGGAGTGGATCTGTTGGTGGAGGCATTCGTCCGCTTGCAGGCCGACAATGCCCGGCTGCTGCTCTTTGGTCCCAGGGACCAGAGCCCCGGATACATGCGGCAGATCGAGACGCTCGCTTCCGGAAATGCCCGTATCGCGTTCCGGGACACGTTTCCCAGCGACCGACTGGGCGAGGTCCTCTCCGAAATCGATGTCCTCGTCATTCCTTCCCGCTGGTACGAAAACAGTCCCCTTGTGCTGCTCTATGCGCTTGCCTCCAAAACGCCGGTCATCGTCACAGACATGAAGGGCATGAATGAATTCGTGATCGACGGCTGGAACGGCTACACGTTTCAAAAGGATAATATGGCGTCATTGCTTGGGAAAATGAAACAGCTCACGGAGCGTCCCGAGATTTGGATGGATCTTTGCAGGAACGCCGATTATTCAAAGGGTGTGATGGATCATGCGCGGGAGGTGGAAGCGATCTACCAGGCTATTTTGGGAGAAGGGGCTACATCCGCCGGAAAGGCGGTGGCATCATGA
- a CDS encoding alginate O-acetyltransferase AlgX-related protein → MNSWIRFGLILLFGLCITTPPVATILMPRQNVSKLENRKLAEFPECRGADIRNFPIRFERYFKDHIGFRDLLTVLYNRAMVVWFQQSPNPFFSLGKDGWLFISSEQSMDDVLGKAALEPEMLQQWGWMLQGRKDWLAKQGIRYLFVIAPDKQSIYPEYLPDAIRRRAARTKRIDQLTAYLKAHTTVPVLDLRPALLAAKSAGRQIYFRSDSHWNSEAGWIAYQQIMDVVTGWFPDLQRLDPSRVVQVQRPFVRGDIATRLGMGDFFREQETAFWVPASCVTSVKPIFNEVSHWKHCPSGSHRVIVARDSFFVFIEPYVSETFREATFIWKESPATTSYDYPLIKRLIREDKPDLVIEERVERFLGAGPEMSLEEQFDQASAACVLDAVHGFQGLEGVHDVKVVSGSRGLGIHATSGDPWLLLRIDEPKPGPVIVRIQMESPVDTKMQVFYRTDDRSGYAERNSFWYPLTKGMNTVYVLLEKSQMLRYLRIDPGTAEGLYVLERIEVRSLHPDPDASISFDGTHRATP, encoded by the coding sequence ATGAATTCGTGGATCCGCTTTGGACTGATCCTGCTTTTTGGCCTGTGCATCACAACGCCGCCTGTGGCGACCATCCTGATGCCCAGGCAGAATGTTTCGAAACTGGAGAATCGAAAGCTTGCCGAATTTCCGGAATGTCGCGGAGCGGATATTCGAAATTTTCCGATCCGGTTCGAAAGGTATTTCAAGGACCACATTGGCTTTCGGGACTTGCTGACGGTTCTGTACAACCGGGCAATGGTTGTCTGGTTCCAGCAATCTCCCAATCCCTTCTTTTCACTTGGAAAAGACGGATGGTTGTTCATCAGCTCGGAGCAATCAATGGATGATGTGTTGGGGAAAGCCGCTCTGGAACCGGAAATGCTTCAGCAATGGGGATGGATGCTGCAGGGAAGAAAGGATTGGCTGGCCAAACAGGGGATACGCTACCTCTTTGTCATAGCCCCCGACAAACAGAGTATCTATCCGGAGTATCTTCCGGATGCCATCCGGAGAAGGGCGGCACGGACAAAGCGCATCGATCAGTTGACGGCTTATCTCAAGGCGCATACGACCGTTCCGGTCCTGGATTTGCGGCCTGCCCTGCTTGCAGCCAAATCAGCCGGCAGACAGATCTATTTCCGTTCGGATTCCCATTGGAACAGTGAGGCGGGATGGATTGCCTACCAGCAGATCATGGATGTCGTGACCGGCTGGTTTCCGGATCTTCAGAGGCTCGATCCATCTCGTGTCGTACAAGTACAAAGGCCCTTCGTCAGGGGAGACATCGCCACGCGGTTGGGAATGGGAGATTTCTTCCGGGAACAGGAAACAGCCTTCTGGGTGCCGGCATCCTGTGTCACATCGGTGAAACCGATTTTTAACGAGGTTTCCCACTGGAAACACTGCCCGAGCGGCTCCCATCGCGTGATCGTGGCAAGGGATTCCTTCTTTGTTTTTATCGAACCCTATGTTTCCGAAACGTTCCGGGAGGCTACTTTTATCTGGAAAGAATCACCTGCGACAACCAGCTACGATTATCCTTTGATCAAGCGCTTGATCCGGGAAGACAAGCCCGATCTGGTGATCGAAGAACGGGTCGAGCGGTTTCTGGGAGCTGGACCTGAAATGTCCCTGGAAGAGCAGTTCGATCAGGCTTCGGCAGCTTGCGTTTTGGATGCTGTGCATGGTTTTCAGGGACTTGAAGGGGTTCACGATGTGAAAGTGGTTTCCGGTTCAAGGGGATTGGGTATCCATGCCACCAGCGGAGATCCCTGGCTCCTGCTTCGGATCGATGAGCCGAAACCCGGTCCTGTAATTGTCCGTATCCAAATGGAAAGCCCTGTCGATACGAAAATGCAGGTTTTTTACAGAACGGACGATCGCTCCGGTTATGCGGAGCGCAACAGTTTTTGGTATCCTCTCACAAAAGGCATGAATACGGTGTATGTCCTGCTGGAAAAGTCGCAGATGCTTCGGTATCTGCGGATCGATCCTGGCACAGCCGAAGGCCTTTATGTGCTGGAACGCATCGAAGTCCGTTCATTGCACCCCGATCCGGATGCATCCATCTCGTTTGATGGGACGCATCGTGCAACGCCATAG
- a CDS encoding NAD-dependent epimerase/dehydratase family protein: MNILVLGGAGFIGSHIVDALVDRGHRVRVFDLPNVNRSNLQHSLNAIEFFEGDFGNVQDTARALEGVNVLIHLICTTLPGPSNENPIYDVESNVIGTLNLLNEALKHGVQKIVFASSGGTVYGIPKELPIAETHPTDPICSYGITKLMIEKYLYLYHRIHGLNCTVLRFANPYGERQRITGVQGAIAVFLGKVLHDQPISIWGDGTVARDYFYIGDLVEAVCRVVEGDCPSLVYNIGSGTALSLNDMLEWIRRVTGKNPVVHYEPQRALDVPINCLDIGRAGRELGWFPQVSLEEGLERTWAWLKRRMADRRAEP; encoded by the coding sequence ATGAATATTTTAGTTCTTGGCGGAGCCGGATTCATTGGGTCCCATATCGTGGATGCCCTGGTTGACCGCGGCCATCGGGTGCGGGTCTTCGATCTTCCGAATGTGAACCGCAGCAATCTTCAGCACAGCCTGAACGCCATTGAATTCTTCGAAGGGGATTTCGGCAATGTTCAGGATACGGCCCGGGCCCTCGAGGGGGTGAATGTGCTGATTCACCTGATCTGTACCACCCTGCCCGGACCATCCAACGAAAATCCGATCTACGACGTGGAAAGCAATGTCATCGGAACCCTGAACCTGTTGAACGAGGCCTTGAAGCACGGGGTTCAGAAGATCGTATTCGCCTCTTCGGGAGGGACGGTGTATGGCATTCCGAAAGAGTTGCCGATAGCGGAAACCCATCCGACGGATCCGATCTGCTCCTATGGCATCACGAAGCTCATGATCGAAAAGTACCTCTACCTCTATCACCGGATTCACGGATTGAACTGTACGGTGCTGCGCTTTGCGAACCCTTACGGCGAGCGGCAGCGGATCACCGGGGTTCAGGGGGCCATCGCCGTTTTTCTCGGGAAAGTCCTGCACGATCAACCCATTTCCATTTGGGGGGATGGGACGGTGGCGCGGGATTATTTCTATATTGGTGATCTGGTGGAGGCTGTATGTCGGGTGGTGGAGGGGGATTGCCCTTCGCTGGTGTACAACATCGGAAGTGGAACGGCACTGAGCCTGAACGACATGCTCGAATGGATCCGGCGGGTGACCGGAAAGAACCCGGTGGTTCACTATGAGCCGCAGCGGGCACTCGATGTGCCGATCAATTGTCTCGATATCGGCCGGGCGGGACGGGAGTTGGGCTGGTTTCCCCAGGTCAGCCTCGAGGAAGGACTCGAGCGGACCTGGGCTTGGCTGAAGCGCCGAATGGCGGATCGGAGAGCAGAGCCGTGA
- a CDS encoding glycosyltransferase family 4 protein, with translation MKWPVLHRLWGKTVEAARTYVEGRKASSSDLSGSGGSPLEPAISSNSCIGPLPEWLIRQWLAMHDIDPSIFPDRETIDSISFYQVYPTAAAPVFSRLMDATGHLPDHVFLVPWLDKGGAERVALNYVRAVRRVAPERRVVVVATHPAESPWASKLSPDVSFIEFGKCTDHLNDVEREHLLVRWLMQTSPKAVHNINSRLGFQVFERYGSVLRNRMRLYMSAFCTDFTPEGKRIGYAVEFLPRIIDHLTAVTVDNRTFRDQLMEWYAFDPKKLVVHHQPIEQSGCAASKNAVDRDSSRTCLETASFRPGRRLGAGKSKKSFSVMAEKKTRLDVLWAGRIDDQKRPDILLRIIEAAADLPFFFHVYGAAVLNRDRYTQRLRQYDNAWYYGPFDGFESLPITSFDAFLYTSQWDGLPTILLDAVWAGLPIVASDVGGIAELIVHRQTGYLVRPFDEVAGYIRMMQEIFAQPSHALEIAGRAKRYVETHHSWEHFCQDVGCLPGYVESVRSLQG, from the coding sequence ATGAAATGGCCTGTGCTTCATCGGCTGTGGGGAAAGACGGTTGAAGCGGCTCGAACATATGTCGAAGGTCGAAAAGCGTCCAGTAGTGACTTGTCGGGTTCGGGTGGAAGTCCTTTGGAGCCGGCGATTTCCAGCAATTCGTGTATCGGGCCATTGCCCGAATGGCTCATCCGGCAGTGGCTGGCCATGCACGACATCGATCCATCGATCTTTCCCGATCGGGAAACCATCGATTCGATTTCGTTCTATCAGGTGTATCCAACTGCAGCAGCACCCGTTTTCTCTCGGTTGATGGATGCAACCGGACACCTCCCGGATCATGTTTTTTTGGTACCCTGGTTGGACAAGGGAGGCGCCGAGCGGGTGGCGCTCAATTATGTGCGAGCCGTGCGGCGTGTAGCTCCGGAAAGGCGGGTGGTCGTTGTAGCGACCCATCCGGCCGAATCCCCCTGGGCATCCAAACTTTCCCCAGACGTTTCTTTCATCGAATTCGGCAAATGCACAGACCATCTCAACGATGTGGAACGGGAACATCTGCTCGTGCGATGGTTGATGCAGACTTCTCCGAAAGCCGTTCACAACATCAATTCCCGGCTGGGGTTCCAGGTGTTCGAGCGCTATGGCTCGGTGCTGCGCAACCGGATGCGACTCTACATGAGTGCATTCTGCACAGATTTCACCCCAGAGGGAAAACGGATCGGATATGCCGTGGAATTTCTTCCACGCATCATCGATCATCTGACGGCCGTCACGGTAGACAACCGAACCTTCCGGGATCAGTTGATGGAATGGTATGCCTTCGATCCGAAAAAATTGGTGGTGCATCATCAGCCCATAGAGCAATCGGGTTGTGCAGCGTCGAAGAATGCGGTTGACCGTGATTCGTCACGAACGTGTTTGGAAACCGCCTCTTTCCGGCCTGGAAGGCGGTTGGGTGCAGGGAAGTCAAAAAAGTCTTTTTCTGTGATGGCGGAGAAAAAGACCCGGCTCGATGTGCTCTGGGCAGGCCGGATCGACGATCAGAAACGGCCCGACATTCTGTTGAGGATTATCGAGGCTGCAGCCGATCTCCCTTTCTTTTTCCATGTTTACGGAGCTGCGGTATTGAATCGGGATCGGTATACCCAGAGGCTTCGGCAATATGACAATGCCTGGTATTATGGACCCTTTGACGGGTTTGAATCCCTCCCGATTACCAGCTTTGATGCTTTTCTCTACACATCCCAATGGGACGGCCTGCCGACCATCCTGCTGGATGCCGTTTGGGCAGGACTTCCGATTGTCGCCTCCGATGTCGGGGGGATTGCTGAATTGATTGTTCATCGGCAAACCGGTTATCTGGTGAGGCCGTTTGACGAGGTTGCGGGCTATATCCGGATGATGCAGGAGATTTTTGCCCAACCGTCGCATGCTTTGGAGATTGCCGGGCGCGCGAAGCGGTATGTGGAAACACATCATTCATGGGAACACTTCTGTCAGGATGTCGGATGCCTGCCGGGATATGTCGAGAGTGTCCGGTCCCTACAGGGGTAA
- a CDS encoding glycosyltransferase → MTRLEQEHQTYLRNRSGHWDALADRPIGALSRHYRQRLADVYSHAVGSCERILELGCGRGDLLAKLEPELGVGVDLSNRMIDEARARYPSFQFHCADAQDCDLGDVTFDVIILSDLLNDLWDVQATLVHIRRYCHAGTRIVFNVQSHLWEYFRRLAEKRQWVTPNLPQNWLTPTDMDNLVTLSGYELVQRWQEVLCPADIPLLATLLDRFLVKLPFFRIAALTNFYVIRPLGLSPKPCMPSVSVVVPARNEAGHIGEILSRIPKMGSRTEVIFVEGNSSDNTFETIQQALADLPRDNYRLIRQPGKGKGDAVRAGFEIATGDILMILDADMTVPPEDLPRFYDILANDLGEFANGVRLVYPMQDRAMRFFNLLGNKFFSWAFSWLLGQAIRDTLCGTKVLWANDYRRIADQRSDLGEFDPFGDFDLLFGACRCHLKIMEIPIRYQARRYGETNIRRWAHGWLLLRMVVFAARLLKFK, encoded by the coding sequence ATGACACGACTGGAACAGGAACATCAAACATACCTTCGCAACCGCTCCGGGCACTGGGATGCACTCGCCGATCGTCCCATTGGAGCGCTTTCCCGCCATTATCGTCAGCGTCTTGCAGATGTATACAGCCACGCCGTGGGGTCTTGTGAGCGTATACTCGAGCTGGGATGCGGCAGGGGGGATCTGCTGGCCAAGCTCGAACCGGAATTGGGTGTCGGCGTGGATCTTTCCAACCGGATGATCGATGAAGCGCGGGCCCGCTATCCGAGTTTTCAGTTTCATTGTGCAGACGCTCAGGATTGCGATCTGGGAGATGTGACCTTCGATGTGATCATTCTTTCGGATTTGCTTAACGATCTGTGGGATGTTCAGGCCACATTGGTTCATATCCGGCGGTACTGCCATGCGGGAACCCGTATCGTGTTCAATGTTCAAAGCCATCTATGGGAATATTTCCGGCGACTTGCCGAAAAGAGGCAATGGGTTACCCCCAATTTGCCGCAGAACTGGCTGACCCCCACCGATATGGATAATCTGGTCACGCTCTCCGGATATGAACTGGTTCAACGATGGCAGGAGGTGTTATGCCCGGCGGACATCCCGCTGTTGGCCACTCTGCTCGACCGCTTTCTGGTAAAGCTTCCGTTTTTCCGGATTGCGGCGCTCACGAATTTTTATGTGATCCGGCCTCTTGGTTTGTCGCCGAAGCCATGCATGCCTTCGGTCTCGGTCGTTGTTCCTGCTCGGAACGAAGCGGGACATATCGGCGAGATCCTGAGCCGGATTCCGAAGATGGGATCCAGGACAGAAGTGATTTTCGTCGAAGGCAATTCATCGGATAACACCTTCGAGACGATTCAACAAGCGCTCGCTGATTTGCCGAGAGACAATTATCGCTTGATACGCCAGCCCGGAAAAGGCAAGGGGGATGCCGTTCGCGCCGGATTCGAGATCGCTACCGGTGATATCCTCATGATTCTCGATGCGGACATGACCGTTCCACCGGAAGATCTGCCCCGCTTTTATGATATTCTGGCCAACGATTTGGGTGAATTTGCAAATGGAGTGCGTCTGGTTTATCCGATGCAGGATCGTGCCATGCGATTTTTCAATCTGCTCGGCAACAAATTCTTCAGTTGGGCGTTCAGTTGGCTGTTGGGCCAGGCGATTCGTGACACGCTTTGTGGTACCAAAGTCTTGTGGGCGAATGATTACCGCCGGATTGCGGACCAACGAAGCGACCTGGGCGAATTCGATCCGTTTGGTGATTTCGATCTGCTTTTTGGCGCTTGCCGATGCCACTTGAAGATCATGGAAATCCCCATCCGATATCAGGCCAGGAGATATGGAGAAACCAACATTCGGCGTTGGGCACACGGGTGGCTTCTGCTGCGGATGGTGGTGTTTGCGGCAAGACTGCTGAAGTTCAAATAA
- a CDS encoding glycosyltransferase translates to MSSVDASIVMVLHVEGRWAHPAVVSALKAIERAEDAGIVSELVLVLDRPDDATLQYVDRYRHRDRVRVAAVDFGDPGMARNEGIAQSLGRWVSVMTPNHRLCDNWVVYAVSMLRECPEERIARPEYLVVLGGRHWVQRLMGSHAAEFQAGSLLVTHVYRTGFCCASKSVFERVGYPSVREPMEAETIDWYWTCETLAYGIGHRIVPQTVLFVYDPEGSSVENRSIDGRSALLQASRLFEANIWQSMVG, encoded by the coding sequence GTGAGTTCCGTCGATGCATCCATCGTGATGGTGTTGCATGTGGAAGGCCGTTGGGCTCATCCGGCGGTTGTGAGCGCCTTGAAGGCCATCGAACGGGCGGAAGATGCAGGCATCGTCTCGGAACTGGTTTTGGTTCTGGATCGGCCTGACGATGCGACCTTGCAGTACGTCGATCGGTATCGGCATCGGGACCGGGTTCGAGTAGCGGCTGTGGATTTCGGCGATCCGGGGATGGCCCGAAACGAGGGGATTGCCCAAAGCCTGGGTCGCTGGGTGAGTGTTATGACGCCGAACCATCGGTTATGTGACAACTGGGTGGTGTATGCGGTCAGCATGTTGCGGGAGTGTCCGGAGGAACGCATCGCCCGGCCGGAATACCTTGTGGTTCTGGGGGGAAGGCATTGGGTGCAGCGGTTGATGGGTTCCCATGCGGCGGAATTTCAGGCGGGTTCGCTTCTGGTCACGCATGTGTACCGGACAGGGTTTTGCTGTGCGTCGAAATCTGTATTCGAACGGGTAGGGTATCCTTCGGTGCGGGAGCCGATGGAAGCCGAAACGATCGATTGGTATTGGACCTGTGAAACACTGGCATACGGTATCGGGCATAGAATCGTTCCTCAAACCGTTCTGTTCGTGTATGACCCGGAAGGGAGTTCCGTGGAAAACCGATCGATCGACGGCCGTTCGGCGCTGCTGCAGGCATCGAGGCTCTTTGAGGCGAACATTTGGCAATCGATGGTGGGCTGA
- a CDS encoding glycosyltransferase, giving the protein MSDPCISVILPAYNHEIYVASAIDTVLKQTFADFELLIIDDGSRDNTWFEIQRFTDERIRSFRQENRGAAAAINRGIEMARGRYIAILNSDDVYHPERLALCLSFMEDHPEVQVLASRVEPIDPEGSVLNDPEDPEYGYWLKWYGDALATVQGDNDFFFSLLQVNYVVSTSNLFIRSALFQSEKPFDSTLLYCHDYEFLLRTVSRHPFGFIQRPLLQYRLHPTNTIRTESFLKRFEVQYAVFHALDFEGWNELPPNAQKRMGTIWYRGLERNPDIHPRRLLDSADQQLWMLTEKIARKEQELQALSDQVVQKDIQIQAVVEKVVEKDRELQMVSDRIREKDSALQALMEEIRKKDVQLDEVGHEREDIRRELIRKQAECEALRQRIVDLEAALKRQEADCAEWKTRMHRAEIQLVEADAQIATVRHHFAEKERLLQEIFASKGWKWLSRYRDAKIKLRQTLHPSVESSPVTDEKTYHVRQPKRVRPSRPKVIHALANFLTGGSSRLVVDLVEHLGDRYDQEVVSFLIPTPLAYAGVPIHQFPMEMTVDSVTAFLKEKKADLLHVHYWGEGDAAWYRKVFQAAENWNGILIENVNTPVVPYVHDRIDHYVYVSEYARDFAACVAEKSSVIYPGSDLRLFDRGDTPIPDNVIGMVYRLDPDKLKENAIDVFIEVVKRRPTTQVLIVGGGYYFEAYRTRVSEQGASANFEFTHYVPYALLPEYYRRLSVFVAPVWKESFGQVSPFAMSMKIPVVGYRIGALPEILGDDSLLADNVDDLASILVDLLEDRDRRLAIGERNFERVHERFSVEAMIDAYERLYARLFSERKS; this is encoded by the coding sequence ATGAGTGATCCGTGCATAAGTGTGATCCTACCAGCGTACAATCACGAAATCTATGTTGCCTCTGCCATCGACACTGTGTTGAAGCAGACATTTGCCGATTTCGAGCTTCTTATCATCGACGATGGTTCCAGGGACAACACCTGGTTTGAAATCCAGCGGTTCACCGATGAGCGGATCCGCAGCTTTCGTCAAGAAAACAGGGGGGCTGCTGCAGCCATCAACCGGGGAATCGAGATGGCCAGGGGGAGGTATATAGCCATCCTCAATTCGGACGATGTCTACCACCCCGAAAGGCTTGCCCTGTGCCTAAGCTTCATGGAGGATCATCCCGAAGTGCAGGTATTGGCGAGCCGGGTGGAGCCGATCGATCCGGAAGGATCGGTGTTGAACGATCCAGAAGATCCGGAATACGGATACTGGCTGAAATGGTACGGGGATGCTCTTGCAACGGTGCAAGGAGACAATGATTTTTTCTTTTCCCTCCTGCAGGTCAATTACGTCGTTTCGACATCCAATCTGTTTATCCGATCCGCTCTGTTCCAATCCGAAAAGCCCTTCGACTCGACGCTTCTGTATTGTCACGACTACGAATTTCTGCTTCGGACGGTTTCGCGTCATCCCTTTGGCTTCATCCAGCGGCCGTTGTTGCAGTACCGCTTGCATCCGACCAATACCATTCGGACGGAATCGTTCCTGAAAAGGTTCGAGGTGCAGTATGCCGTGTTTCATGCCCTTGACTTCGAAGGATGGAACGAATTGCCGCCGAATGCCCAGAAGCGGATGGGAACGATCTGGTATCGGGGGCTGGAACGGAACCCGGATATCCATCCGCGGCGCCTGTTGGATTCGGCGGATCAACAGCTTTGGATGCTTACGGAAAAAATCGCCCGAAAGGAGCAAGAGCTTCAGGCGCTTTCGGATCAGGTTGTGCAGAAAGACATCCAGATTCAAGCAGTAGTCGAGAAGGTCGTGGAAAAAGACCGAGAGCTACAGATGGTTTCGGATAGGATCCGGGAAAAAGATTCAGCGCTTCAAGCCCTTATGGAAGAAATCCGTAAAAAAGATGTTCAACTCGATGAAGTCGGCCATGAGCGGGAGGATATCCGACGGGAATTGATTCGAAAGCAGGCGGAATGTGAGGCCCTGCGGCAGCGGATCGTCGATCTGGAAGCCGCTCTGAAACGTCAGGAAGCCGATTGCGCCGAATGGAAAACCCGGATGCACCGGGCGGAAATCCAGCTCGTGGAGGCCGACGCGCAGATCGCCACCGTCCGGCATCATTTTGCGGAAAAGGAGCGGCTTCTTCAGGAAATTTTTGCTTCCAAAGGATGGAAATGGCTCAGCCGGTACCGGGATGCAAAAATCAAGCTTCGACAAACCCTTCATCCGTCTGTTGAATCGTCTCCCGTGACCGATGAAAAAACCTATCATGTGCGTCAACCGAAACGGGTCAGACCCAGCCGGCCGAAGGTCATCCATGCCCTCGCGAATTTTTTGACCGGTGGATCGAGCCGTCTCGTCGTGGACCTGGTCGAACATTTGGGGGATCGCTACGATCAAGAAGTGGTCTCCTTTCTCATTCCTACTCCGCTGGCCTATGCCGGTGTTCCGATTCATCAGTTTCCGATGGAAATGACCGTGGATTCGGTCACGGCCTTTCTGAAGGAGAAGAAAGCCGATCTTCTTCACGTCCACTATTGGGGGGAAGGGGATGCCGCCTGGTACCGCAAGGTGTTTCAGGCGGCCGAGAACTGGAACGGAATTCTGATCGAAAACGTCAACACGCCTGTTGTTCCCTATGTGCACGATCGAATCGATCACTACGTATATGTGAGTGAATATGCCAGGGATTTTGCGGCGTGTGTCGCGGAAAAATCTTCGGTCATCTATCCGGGAAGCGATCTTCGTCTCTTTGACAGAGGGGATACCCCGATTCCGGACAATGTGATCGGTATGGTGTACCGGCTCGATCCGGACAAACTCAAGGAAAATGCCATCGACGTCTTCATCGAGGTCGTGAAGCGCAGGCCGACGACTCAAGTGCTCATCGTTGGCGGCGGATACTATTTCGAAGCCTATCGGACCCGCGTGTCGGAGCAGGGGGCGAGTGCCAATTTCGAGTTCACCCACTACGTTCCCTATGCGTTGCTCCCCGAATACTACAGGCGGTTGTCCGTGTTCGTTGCGCCCGTCTGGAAGGAGAGCTTCGGGCAGGTGTCGCCGTTTGCGATGAGCATGAAAATCCCCGTCGTGGGTTACCGCATCGGTGCATTGCCGGAAATTCTGGGGGACGATAGCCTTCTGGCGGACAATGTGGACGATTTGGCTTCGATCCTTGTCGATCTTCTCGAGGATCGGGATCGAAGACTTGCCATCGGAGAGCGCAATTTCGAGCGCGTTCATGAGCGTTTTTCGGTGGAGGCCATGATCGATGCCTACGAACGACTGTATGCCCGTCTGTTCAGCGAAAGGAAATCCTGA